The Micropterus dolomieu isolate WLL.071019.BEF.003 ecotype Adirondacks linkage group LG22, ASM2129224v1, whole genome shotgun sequence genome contains a region encoding:
- the LOC123961181 gene encoding olfactomedin-4-like, translating to MKLYVILLLCALFTIIQQASSQNKCTCELTNSEKAFPHDKLSTVEGNASKCNSNITPQKTLELESLLLGLERRLPQLQEDVSMLEMEDDGELYAVLSLYVIENELLEIKQLIDRLNSTTKAHQGLTADTTEQLKNLRAEMQKLETYDTMQVVKGQQDNKHLNSELQRCKNGPLPTTQPTQPLHGKCPHGQFRNITGPRVYTAGEYPGSYAYGAWGRDPKPAVGKESWYWLVMMTSSNRYANYVRLYSSLSSLIVGVSAPGNVEINPSNPTTNTIQGPNVVLYGEALYYNCYNQDAVCRFNLTTKTITTLQLPKGTRFNSKGNFCHLDECYPFTDLDLATDESGVWVIYTTSQDYGNLVLSKVEEDEPMTLGQTWHTSVYKQGVSNTFMACGVLYATRYVNKTMEEIFYAFDTTTGVERFNVGVFINKMSPNIYSLNYSPVDQMLHAYCDSYMVSYKVLFW from the exons ATGAAGCTGTATGTGATCCTTTTACTGTGTGCTCTGTTCACCATCATCCAACAG GCATCTTCACAAAATAAGTGTACATGTGAGCTGACTAATTCAGAGAAGGCATTCCCTCATGACAAACTCAGCACAGTGGAGGGCAATGCATCAAAATGCAACAGCAACATCACCCCACAGAAG ACTCTGGAGCTGGAGAGTCTGCTGCTGGGTTTGGAGCGACGTCTGCCCCAGCTGCAGGAAGATGTGTCGATGCTGGAGATGGAGGATGACGGAGAGCTCTACGCAGTTCTCAGCCTGTATGTGATAGAGAATGAATTGCTGGAGATCAAGCAGCTCATTGACAGGCTCAACAGCACCACCAAGGCACACCAGGGTCTGACTGCTGACACCACTGAACAG CTGAAGAACCTGAGAGCAGAGATGCAGAAGCTGGAGACATACGACACCATGCAGGTGGTGAAAGGACAACAAGACAACAAGCATCTGAACAGCGAACTACAAAGGTGCAAAAATGGACCTCTCCCCACCACCCAACCCACTCAACCTCTACATG GTAAATGTCCCCACGGTCAATTTCGGAACATTACTGGCCCGAGGGTGTACACAGCAGGAGAGTACCCTGGCTCCTATGCTTATGGAGCCTGGGGTCGGGATCCCAAACCAGCGGTGGGAAAGGAGAGCTGGTATTGGCTGGTAATGATGACCTCCAGCAACAGATACGCCAACTACGTCCGTCTCTACTCTAGCCTGAGCTCTCTCATTGTTGGGGTGAGCGCCCCAG GTAATGTCGAGATCAACCCCTCTAACCCAACCACCAACACTATCCAGGGTCCGAATGTTGTGCTGTATGGAGAGGCCTTGTACTACAACTGTTACAACCAAGATGCTGTTTGTCGATTCAACCTCACCACCAAAACTATCACGACCTTACAACTACCCAAAGGCACCAG gttTAACTCAAAGGGTAACTTCTGCCACCTTGATGAATGCTACCCGTTCACCGACCTGGACCTGGCAACAGATGAATCAGGTGTTTGGGTGATCTATACCACCAGCCAGGACTATGGCAACCTGGTGCTGTCcaaggtggaggaggatgaaCCAATGACTCTTGGCCAGACCTGGCACACCTCGGTCTACAAGCAGGGGGTGTCTAACACCTTCATGGCCTGTGGCGTGCTCTACGCAACACGGTATGTCAACAAAACCATGGAGGAGATCTTCTATGCATTTGACACCACGACAGGGGTGGAAAGGTTCAACGTTGGAGTTTTCATCAACAAGATGTCTCCCAACATTTATTCCCTGAACTACAG
- the LOC123962246 gene encoding olfactomedin-like: MEVRWTPGDVDTEDRGAGEAEAVRQKTGEGSAQPTERRTRGDGQAQRVSGQRKNGSCVCAVDSNLWTFPAVKYESVLQQVQSCEGSLNNLQEQVTLSSQRLPQIQALVKNMTARLEPHQYLHNQTLYTALSLRLLGQELSQLETDVGVIHKQLNNGQTQKLSKEVSKLRADVDRKQMSDTINMKTVREKLRYLKNTAESCKSIPKDFRGQDRYCLKGLITNISEPVMTKVSPHGKSYISGSWGKQAQMDSEGEKNSYWVQPLLSSHIWGNSLRVYQTYEDFMASANYRDFTFAPSYSHADSIEGPSAVLYGEALYYHCYRSADVCRYDLKSNAVKRVTLPGTGVGFNNKFPYCYYDCRANSDVDVEADETGLWAIYATVGNHGNLVVSRLVWDSEAETLNVSQTWETRLFKKAVSNAFMVCGVLYATRFVDEYREEVFYAFDTATGKEDNSLALPLEKVAKGVASLSYNPINRQIYMYNDGYLLAYQANF; the protein is encoded by the exons atggaggtgaggtggacTCCGGGGGACGTGGAcacggaggaccgaggagcaggcgaGGCGGAGGCAGTGAGGCAAAAGACCGGGGAAGGGAGTG cccagccgactgaacggaggacgagg GGTGATGGCCAGGCTCAGCGAGTGTCTGGCCAGAGGAAGAATGGCTCGTGTGTTTGTGCGGTGGACTCCAACCTGTGGACGTTCCCTGCTGTGAAGTACGAGTCCGTGCTGCAGCAGGTTCAGTCCTGTGAAGGATCTTTGAACAACCTGCAGGAACAG GTGACGTTATCCAGCCAGCGTCTCCCTCAGATCCAGGCCCTGGTTAAGAACATGACGGCCCGGCTGGAGCCTCACCAGTACCTGCACAACCAGACACTGTACACAGCCTTGTCTCTGCGCCTGCTGGGCCAGGAGCTCAGCCAGTTGGAGACAGATGTTGGTGTCATCCACAAGCAGCTAAACAACGGCcaaacacagaaactctccAAAGAG gtgAGTAAATTGCGTGCAGATGTAGACAGGAAGCAAATGTCAGACACAATTAACATGAAgacagtcagagagaaactgcgCTACCTGAAGAACACCGCTGAGTCCTGCAAGTCAATCCCCAAAGACTTCAGAG GCCAGGACAGGTACTGCCTCAAGGGCCTGATCACAAATATTAGCGAACCTGTCATGACTAAGGTCAGTCCTCACGGTAAGAGCTACATCTCTGGTTCGTGGGGCAAACAGGCCCAGATGGACAGCGAGGGGGAGAAGAACAGCTACTGGGTCCAACCTCTGCTCAGCAGCCACATCTGGGGCAACTCCCTGCGTGTTTACCAAACCTACGAAGACTTCATGGCCTCTGCCAACTACAGGGACTTTACCTTTGCTCCATCCTACAGTCATGCCGACAGCATTGAGGGTCCCAGTGCTGTTCTATATGGTGAAGCGCTGTACTATCACTGCTACCGCTCTGCAGACGTCTGTCGCTACGACCTGAAGAGCAACGCCGTCAAACGGGTGACACTTCCAGGCACCGGCGTGGGTTTCAACAATAAGTTCCCGTATTGTTACTATGACTGCCGTGCCAATAGTGATGTAGATGTGGAGGCAGACGAGACGGGACTATGGGCAATCTATGCCACTGTCGGTAACCATGGTAATCTAGTGGTGAGTCGGCTAGTTTGGGACAGTGAGGCCGAGACACTAAATGTCTCCCAGACGTGGGAGACGAGGCTGTTCAAGAAGGCAGTGAGCAATGCTTTCATGGTGTGCGGTGTGCTATATGCCACTCGATTTGTGGACGAATATCGCGAGGAGGTGTTCTACGCCTTCGACACAGCAACAGGCAAAGAGGACAACTCACTAGCACTGCCACTGGAGAAGGTAGCTAAAGGAGTGGCCAGCCTGAGCTATAACCCCATCAACAGACAGATCTACATGTACAACGATGGATATCTGCTGGCCTACCAGGCCAACTTCTGA
- the LOC123961173 gene encoding olfactomedin-4-like: protein MQELQTYDTMQVVKRLEDNHRLKRDLDQCKNGFHSTIQPTQPPHSKCPHGEFQNITGPMVYTAGEYPGSYKYGAWGRDPKPEAGKESWYWLVMLTSSNRYANYIRLYSSLSSLIVGLSIPGNVQIHSSNPTTNTIQGPNVVLYGEALYYNCYNQDAVCRFNLTTKTITTLQLPKGTRFNSKGNFCHLEECYPFTDLDLATDESGVWVIYTTSQDFGNLVLSKVEEDEPMTLGQTWHSSVYKQGVTNTFMACGVLYATRYVNKTMEEIFYAFDTTTGVERFNVGVFINKMSPNIYSLNYSPVDQMLHAYCDSYMVSYKVLFW from the exons ATGCAGGAGCTACAGACATATGACACCATGCAGGTGGTGAAGAGACTAGAAGACAACCACCGTCTTAAGAGAGACCTGGACCAGTGCAAGAATGGATTTCACTCCACCATCCAACCCACTCAACCTCCACACA GTAAATGTCCCCACGGTGAATTTCAGAACATTACTGGCCCGATGGTGTACACAGCAGGAGAGTACCCTGGCTCCTACAAGTATGGAGCCTGGGGTCGGGATCCCAAACCAGAGGCGGGGAAGGAGAGCTGGTATTGGCTGGTAATGTTGACCTCCAGCAACAGATACGCCAACTACATCCGTCTCTACTCTAGCTTGAGCTCTCTCATTGTTGGGTTAAGCATTCCAG GTAATGTCCAGATCCACTCCTCTAACCCAACCACCAACACTATCCAGGGTCCGAATGTTGTGCTGTATGGAGAGGCCTTGTACTACAACTGTTACAACCAAGATGCTGTTTGTCGATTCAACCTCACCACCAAAACTATCACCACCTTACAACTACCCAAAGGCACCAG gttTAACTCAAAGGGTAACTTCTGCCACCTTGAGGAATGCTACCCGTTCACCGACCTGGACCTGGCAACAGATGAATCAGGTGTTTGGGTGATCTATACCACCAGCCAGGACTTTGGCAACCTGGTGCTGTCcaaggtggaggaggatgaaCCAATGACTCTTGGCCAGACCTGGCACTCCTCGGTCTACAAGCAGGGGGTGACCAACACCTTCATGGCCTGTGGCGTGCTCTACGCAACACGGTATGTCAACAAAACCATGGAGGAGATCTTCTATGCATTTGACACCACGACGGGGGTAGAAAGGTTCAACGTTGGAGTTTTCATCAACAAGATGTCTCCCAACATTTATTCCCTGAACTACAGCCCTGTGGACCAGATGCTACATGCCTACTGTGACTCCTACATGGTCTCCTATAAGGTCTTGTTTTGGTAG